CAAGCACTACGGGCGTTCCGCCCAGCAACAAGACCCAACGCCAGGACTCGCGCGTGATTGGGTGATAAAGCATGATCAATCCAAGAATCAAAAAGCCGACGTTTGCCGCCGCGCCGATCAACCCCGCCAGAGCGGGCCGCGAAACGCTCGGCCACGCCTCGGTCGCCAGCGCCACTCCCGAAGGCCACATCCCGCCAATGCCCAGACACGCGAGGAAGCGCAGCGCCAACAATTGTTCGGGACTCGTCACGAAATAGCTGAGCGCGGTGATCGACGAATAGCAGAGAATGCTAAAGCCCATCGCCTTCACGCGGCCGGCGCGATCCGCAATCCAACCAAAGACAATCCCTCCCAAGGCCGCGCCCAGCAGAAATGCGGAAACCAGCCAGGAGAGCCACTGGTCAGCGCGCGTTTCAATGCGGACAACTTGATTCACACTCTCTCCCGTCTTCGGCGGATGAGCGGAAAGGAAGTCCTGAATGGCCGGGCGCGTCGCGGGGATCATCAACGACATCTCCATCCCGGCGAACATCCAGCCCAGAAAGACGGCGATCAGAACCAGGTAGCGGCCTTGGGCCGAGAGGGCGGTTGGTTGTGGATTCAAAATCACTTTGGCTTCGGGATCGCCTTGAGCATTCGGACAAATTGCCGCAGCAACTCCGTGTTGTCCTGATAGCCTCGCGCGGTGACGAGCAGTCCATCCACGACCACGGGTTCGTTCACATAAGTCGCCCCGCCTTGCTCGGCGTCCATCGCGCACTTGGGCACGGTGGTGACGCGTTTGCCTCGGATGCAATCGGCAGCCGTTAGAATCTCGATTCCGTGGCAAAGGCAAGCGATGGGTTTGCCCGCAGCCCAGATTTCCCGAGTGACGCGGCGAAGGTCTTTGTCGTAACGGATGTATTCCGGCGCGCGCCCGCCCGAAATGAACATGCCCGTGAAATCCTCCGCCCGCAGATCACGGAACGCCACGGAAGCCTTCAAATGGTAACCCGGACGTTCCTGCGTGATGTCCCAGGGCACGTCCGGGTTCGGTGGAATTTCGTGAAGCACCGTGTGATAGAGCCGCGCTTCCGGTCCGGCCACCACGACCTCGAAGCCATCCTCCGGCAGGCGATAGTAAGCATAAAAGGTGTCGAGCGCTTCGGTGGCGTCGCCGATGGGCATGAGGATTTTGGGCATGGGGCGGGGGCGATGGTCAGTTGTCAGTGATCAGTATTCAGTAATCAGTAATGCAGCATCCCGAAGGGCAGATCGCTCTAAATCGGGAGCACACGCGCCTCGCGTTGCCGACTGGCGCCTCGCCAGTCGGATCGTCTCTGAGACCGTCACATCCACAACGGCTGTTCAGGACAGAAGAGCGTGGTCGGCGCGGGCGCCGACCACGGCACGCGGGGGCGCGTGCGGTCCCCATCTGAGTTGAATCATTGCATCTAGCCGCTGATGCCATACTGCGCGCTTAGTCGCTTTAGAAAGTCGGCGGTGGCTTTGGCCGATTCGCCCGGAGGTTCCGTGGAACAGCCAGCTTGGTGCACGGTCACGGTGCCGCGATATTGGATTTCAGCCAAACCTTGAAACACGCTATTAAAATTGATGCCCCCGCTCGCGTGGATTGGAATCAGATCGAAGGGAACCTGCCCCCGGCTCCAGGTGTTCAGTTTCATTGTCCCGTCCGCTTTTAGCACCTGGTTCTGGAGATAAACGTTGAAAATCCACGGCGCGAGCCGCTGGATCGTTTTGGGGCCGTAGTCCTGTCCGCACAACTCCAAATTCGCCGGCTCGTAGATAAGACCGAAGTTGGGCCGGTCGATGCCCCGCAGCGTGCGCTCGATGCCTTCGACCGTCTCAAAAAGGCTCTGCGTGTGGCATTGATGAACGAGCTTCAGAGCACGCCCAGCCGCTTCGTCCGCCGCGCGTTGCGCCCATTCGATGTCTTCCTCTTTCTTCAGCGCCACGCGGATGAGCGGAGCCTTCATTGCCGAGGCTAATTGCAAAAAAGGGCCGATGTAGCGCAAACAATCCGGGCCGCGGTCGTTGTTGTACACGACATCGAAATTGCCCGTCACCATGCTGACGGACAATCCGTGAGCGCGCAGCACACCGGCGGCCTTAACCACGGCTTCGGCCGGCGATTGAATCCCGACCTGCGACGCCCGCATGCAAAGCGATTGATAGCCCGCGGCGACCGCGAGGTCGGCCAGCGCTTCCATGGACATCGATGCGCGCTCCTTGGAACTGAATTCTTCGGCAATGCGGACGGACAAGGACAGATTCATCGGGTGCCCGATTTAACCGCAAAGCGCGCGAAGAACACAAAAGGAATCGCGTAACATGTGTGGGATTTGATTCAACTGATTATCCATTTGACATTTGAGTGCGGAATCCTAGACTGTGCCCCGTTCGAGTGACGATAAAGACAGGAGCAAATTGTATGAAATCAATCGGAACCCTTTCAAGATGGATTGCCTGCGGTGTGGTTGCTGTAGCGGGCCTGATGGCAACGACTACGGAAGCGGCCGTCGGGCGAGCAGTTGTCCGTGCCGTGCGCGGAACCGCCCAGTACAGTCTGCAAGGCGGAGAATTTAAGACTTTGACTGTCGGGAGAGTCCTTGGACCTACGTCCATCGTGAAGACGGGAGTCAATTCCGGCGTCGATCTTTTCCTCGGTGAGAATGGTCCGACCGTCCGACTTCTGGCTGACACGACCCTTGAGCTTAAAACGTTGAACATTGACCGAACTGGTATCGATGTCGTTATCGAAACTTTCCTGGATCTGACGACGGGCACGATTCAAGGGAATGTCAAAACGCTTGCCGCAGCTTCCAAGTACGAGGTCAAGACACCGTTCACAGTCTGCGCCATCAAGGGAACAGAATACCAAATCAGCGCCGACGGAACGGTTCACGCGATTACGGGTTCTGTGGTCGTGGCTTACAGAGTTGGCCAACCTACTGTCACGGTGAATGCCGGCCAAACTTTTGTTCCTCCGGCACAGCCAACGGCACAGCCGATCATTCGCCCGACTCGATCTGACGAGGCACCACCCACTGTTCCACCGGCATTCCCGTCGGACATGGCCATCGAGGGGCTTACCGATCTGAAAAAGGTTATCTTCAATCAGTGGCTGGAACGGGGCAACCTGCGAGTCTTTGAGTACGGACCACAAACACCGACAGAAAAGTTGACCACCCAAATTCGCGCTCAATCCCCGGTCGAGCGGCTTAAAACTATTCAGGATCTGCCAGTGCCGCAAATAATCCAAGTGGTAGCGTCTGCGCCAGATCTAATTCCAGACGTGCAGAAGCTTCCTTTGCCTAAACAGAAGGAAATCGTCCGGGGAATCCAGGAACTTCTCCTTAGCACTCAGACCCCAATTGAAAACGTGCCTCCGCCAATACGGGACTTCGTCTCCCCCACAACTGGACGGCCTGCGGGAGGCTAACGGAGAGGCCGAGCAGCCAATTTGAATTATCACCCAGAGCGACATGCGTTGCTCTGGGTTTTTTGTTTTGGTTTCCGAGGTCGCAACTGGAAACGACTTGAACCGGTGATGCCTCAGTAAACCCCGGTTGGGCGAACGTTCTCGCGAGCCGCTGGCTTCGATGGATTGGACGCGTGATGGCTCGTCAGTAGCCTCGCCCATCAAGAGGCGTTTACTTGAACCGAAATTAGAGCCATGCACCTTCGGTCGGTCAAACGGGCACCCGTCGCAATCACGCTTTGTGTCTTGGTCCTGGTTTGTTTTGTTCACGCCCTGCCAGCATGGCTCCGGAAATCGGACGAGCAAGAGGCTCCGCGTTTTGATTTCTTTCAGAGGCTCGAATGGATGACCTACGACGCGCGAGTCAGACTGGCTTTGCGCTTCCCACGGCCTTACGCGACCAATCTCCTGGGCGCTGTTTTCATCGACGACCGAGACCTCACCGCATTGAACGACGGTTCCTACGGCTACCGCGTCAAATTTCCCTGGCCGCGTTACTTCTTCGGCAGAGCACTGAACGAACTCGCCGCCCAGGGCGCCAGTCTGGTTGGGGTGGACATTTTTTTTGACCAAACCGACCCCGACACCATTATCGAGGGGCCAGGGCGTCGGCGCTTCCCCTCGGATCAGTACTTTGCGGATCAACTCCGGAATGCCAGCAATGTCGTTCTGGCCGCGGATGCCCGGCGCCCGATTTTTCCTGCTCCGATGTTCGAGACGCATGCTGTCGCGGTCGGCAACGTTTACACGAAAGTTGATTCGGACGGCATCTTGCGCAAGGCGAGGGCCTTTGTGGAGCGGCGCATCTGGCACCCCGCCATCGTCAGCATGGCCCGGGCACTCAATTGGGATCTCGGCCGCGTCGAGATGCAGGCGGATCGCATGGTTTTCAGCCGCTTGGACGGTCAACCTCCGGATTACGCGCCGCTGGGGCAGAACGGCGCTTTGAAGTTCGACGGCGACGGGGAATTGATCGTCAATCGCGACGGTTCGGGCGAAAGCGCGAAGATTCCTGGGCCGAGGGCCAAACCGTACACGGACACGAAAGTGTGGCAACTGGGGATCATTCTGGCAGCGCACCACCTGGGGCTGGACCTGGACCATCCCGTCATTGAGCGCGACCGGATTATTCTGCGCGGAAACGGCCAGGAGCGGATCATTCCAGTGGATCGTGACGGCTTTT
The Verrucomicrobiota bacterium DNA segment above includes these coding regions:
- a CDS encoding peptidase, giving the protein MPKILMPIGDATEALDTFYAYYRLPEDGFEVVVAGPEARLYHTVLHEIPPNPDVPWDITQERPGYHLKASVAFRDLRAEDFTGMFISGGRAPEYIRYDKDLRRVTREIWAAGKPIACLCHGIEILTAADCIRGKRVTTVPKCAMDAEQGGATYVNEPVVVDGLLVTARGYQDNTELLRQFVRMLKAIPKPK
- a CDS encoding sugar phosphate isomerase/epimerase gives rise to the protein MNLSLSVRIAEEFSSKERASMSMEALADLAVAAGYQSLCMRASQVGIQSPAEAVVKAAGVLRAHGLSVSMVTGNFDVVYNNDRGPDCLRYIGPFLQLASAMKAPLIRVALKKEEDIEWAQRAADEAAGRALKLVHQCHTQSLFETVEGIERTLRGIDRPNFGLIYEPANLELCGQDYGPKTIQRLAPWIFNVYLQNQVLKADGTMKLNTWSRGQVPFDLIPIHASGGINFNSVFQGLAEIQYRGTVTVHQAGCSTEPPGESAKATADFLKRLSAQYGISG
- a CDS encoding adenylate/guanylate cyclase domain-containing protein; amino-acid sequence: MHLRSVKRAPVAITLCVLVLVCFVHALPAWLRKSDEQEAPRFDFFQRLEWMTYDARVRLALRFPRPYATNLLGAVFIDDRDLTALNDGSYGYRVKFPWPRYFFGRALNELAAQGASLVGVDIFFDQTDPDTIIEGPGRRRFPSDQYFADQLRNASNVVLAADARRPIFPAPMFETHAVAVGNVYTKVDSDGILRKARAFVERRIWHPAIVSMARALNWDLGRVEMQADRMVFSRLDGQPPDYAPLGQNGALKFDGDGELIVNRDGSGESAKIPGPRAKPYTDTKVWQLGIILAAHHLGLDLDHPVIERDRIILRGNGQERIIPVDRDGFFYVDWTIRLNDTDRIEAESIVRLIRQSEARDEGQADFEPKFRGKLVVIGSIGTGGNVSDHGATPLENETVLVSKHWNVANAVLMDHFIHRTSLGTELLLIALFGVVSGVLSWALRVYLATASVLLVSLAYSALAAAWYVQSRHWLPIFMPVVGGLLLPHFALITYRVVFEERERDRVKAVFAKIGLMGSDAHIVNYTVFGREVNVASRLEKIAGRGGIIISGATHAELQRADPALAAACLERPPVQVKGIREPVNIYEVLWKQDPGTSGGGLRDS